The DNA region TGGAAAAGTTTTTCGAAAACCACTCGTTTTACGGCATTTCCCACCTGCACCCTGTGGATTTCTACTTTTCGCGCTCGGCCCTTGCCGGAAGCTATTTTCTGGGAAACTGCTCGGTGGAGCGCTCCCTCCTCTTTTATACCGACGTTCGCGGCGACGAGCTGAAAAACGCCGGGGACGCCTTCTCGTACCAGGGCCTGTTCCTCATGCTGGACGAGGACGAACGCATCAAAATTCAGGACAGCCTCCTGGTGAAAACCCTGGTCCACAACAATTCCCACGACCCGGAAAGCCCGGAGCGCTTCCTCATAGCCAACACGGTATCGCTTCCCTACGCCAACATCCACGGCTCCCCCGTGGACGGCTGCTTCCTTGGCCCCTTTTCAACGCTCGATCTCACCTCGGCCCATCACTCCGTAATCGGAACCTTTTCATACGTGCAGACCGGACATCTGGCCCATCACAGGGTGGACCCTGGAATTGTCTGGATCAAATCCAGCGATTTCGAGTTTTTTTACCGCTTTGACGAAAACGCCCTCGCCCCCTTCATCCGCATGGGCGAATGGCAGACTCCCCAGGGGCTTTTCATGGAAACCATGGAAGGCCTGCGCCCGGATTTCGACGAGGTGTACAAGACCGTGAAGGGCGCTCCCCCGGTTCGCGTTCCGTCGGGAACCGCCCTCTCCCGCTACGCCGTGGTGAAGGGCGACACAGAACTGGGCGAAAACGTCCTGGTGGCCCAGCGGGCCTACCTGGATAACGCCATCATGGGCGACGGCGCAAACGCACAGGAAAACTGCTGCATCATCAACTCAACCCTTATGGGCATGAACGTCACCGCACACGGGGCCACCATAATGGGCGCGGAAATGGGCCGCAGAACCTTCACCGGGTTCAACGCTTTTCTCCACGGGCGCACATCATGCCCCCTCACCGTGGGCGCAAACTGCATCATCATGCCCCACACCATAGTGGAAATTACCGAACCCCTCGAAATTCCCCCGGACACCCTTGTAT from Deltaproteobacteria bacterium includes:
- a CDS encoding transferase codes for the protein MLQISKLLDRVITRVNINLREPVFDVGPWVEQLVPLEKFFENHSFYGISHLHPVDFYFSRSALAGSYFLGNCSVERSLLFYTDVRGDELKNAGDAFSYQGLFLMLDEDERIKIQDSLLVKTLVHNNSHDPESPERFLIANTVSLPYANIHGSPVDGCFLGPFSTLDLTSAHHSVIGTFSYVQTGHLAHHRVDPGIVWIKSSDFEFFYRFDENALAPFIRMGEWQTPQGLFMETMEGLRPDFDEVYKTVKGAPPVRVPSGTALSRYAVVKGDTELGENVLVAQRAYLDNAIMGDGANAQENCCIINSTLMGMNVTAHGATIMGAEMGRRTFTGFNAFLHGRTSCPLTVGANCIIMPHTIVEITEPLEIPPDTLVWGLVENADDLSKHSIPIETLMNTEGGLTLGNLRFTGSGKDFVHSFQHRIAHILEENGAYSTGSGKSGHAQKGRHITYNVLQPYPAGDLQGLCPTIRITP